A DNA window from Onychostoma macrolepis isolate SWU-2019 chromosome 13, ASM1243209v1, whole genome shotgun sequence contains the following coding sequences:
- the tmx1 gene encoding thioredoxin-related transmembrane protein 1, whose translation MACTYTVRMTAGACVFSALISTCVMLQPASAKTANLRVITDGNWEEILTGEWMIEFFAPWCPACQQLQSVWNEFAEWGEDLGVNIAKVDVTEQPGLSGRFIITALPTIYHCKDGVFRRYQGARSKDDFLSFIDEKKWQSIEPVSSWFGPSSFLMNAMSALFKLSMFIRHCHNYLTEQLGVPVWGSYGIFALATLVSGLVLGLILVFIADFVFPSRRFAPDYHYRKLPAGQARLLQQLEDEQEADGEEEDDDDDYGGKTEEWRRADGADALRRRGVGVPEEDT comes from the exons GCGTGCACATACACAGTCAGGATGACAGCCGGCGCGTGTGTGTTTTCTGCGCTTATTTCAACATGTGTGATGCTGCAGCCCGCGTCGGCTAAGACGGCCAATTTAAGAGTAATCACAGATGGAAACTGGGAGGAAATCCTGACGGGAGAATGGATGATCGAGTT CTTTGCTCCGTGGTGTCCAGCCTGCCAGCAGCTCCAGTCTGTGTGGAATGAGTTTGCAGAATGGGGAGAAGATTTGGGAGTGAATATTGCCAAAGTGGACGTCACCGAGCAGCCAG GTTTGAGCGGGAGGTTTATCATCACAGCTCTCCCAACTATATACCA CTGTAAAGATGGTGTGTTTCGGCGGTATCAAGGAGCCCGATCTAAAGATGACTTCCTGAGCTTCATTGATGAGAAGAAATGGCAGAGCATAGAGCCGGTCTCTTCATGGTTTGGCCCCTCATCCTTCCT gaTGAACGCAATGTCAGCCCTCTTCAAGTTATCCATGTTCATCAGG CATTGCCATAATTACCTGACGGAGCAGCTGGGAGTCCCGGTTTGGGGCTCGTATGGGATATTTGCTCTAGCGACACTCGTCTCAGGATTGGTCCTTGGATTG ATACTGGTTTTCATCGCAGATTTTGTGTTCCCATCGCGGCGGTTTGCACCAGATTATCACTACA GGAAACTGCCTGCTGGGCAGGCACGTCTCCTGCAGCAGTTGGAAGACGAACAGGAAGCAGACGGAGAGGAAGAGGATGATGACGATGATTACGGTGGAAAGACTGAAGAGTGGCGGCGAGCGGACGGAGCCGATGCGCTCAGGAGAAGAGGTGTGGGTGTGCCGGAGGAGGACACCTAG